In Anseongella ginsenosidimutans, one genomic interval encodes:
- the ftsZ gene encoding cell division protein FtsZ: MKFEMLKDKASIIKVIGVGGGGGNAVNHMFNQGINGVDFVVCNTDSQALEMSPVPNKVQLGSSLTEGRGAGSIPEVGKNSAIENIEQIKDFLGSNTKMVFITAGMGGGTGTGASPIIAQAAKELGILTVGIVTTPFSFEGKRRRQQAEEGLSELKEHVDTLLVISNDRLREMYGNLSLSNAFAEADNILTTAAKGIAEIITLPGYINVDFEDVKTVMTDGGVAIMGSSATEGQNRARRAAEGALNSPLLNDSFISGARYILLNITSGNQEVLLEELTEITDYIQEQSGSMADMIWGHCYDESLGDAISVTIIATGFKTRSQKEMERKPGEYDKKEPKKMSLIAEEDAAAMLAPATGKGSAEPAESEPRLKTGDAFGMENPNTAGPASTPLMDNSFKIGEPYLKGAPESSLQPFRKTESPRQGSIFDDATWEKKEEEVTVSNDVTVTIEPVQAKAPDMEPEANAGEGDIEEQLQRSRERVMRLKDLSLKLRSSNGLSELENEPAYKRRNMNLNKVPHSSETQLSRFTVSDDDGEIRPNNSFLHDNVD; the protein is encoded by the coding sequence ATGAAATTCGAAATGTTAAAAGATAAGGCGTCGATCATCAAGGTGATTGGTGTAGGAGGCGGGGGAGGAAACGCCGTTAATCATATGTTCAATCAGGGGATAAATGGGGTTGATTTCGTCGTTTGTAATACTGATTCACAGGCGCTGGAAATGAGCCCTGTGCCGAATAAGGTACAGTTGGGCTCAAGCCTTACCGAAGGAAGGGGCGCAGGCTCCATTCCGGAAGTGGGAAAGAATTCCGCCATCGAGAATATAGAGCAGATCAAGGATTTCCTGGGTTCGAATACTAAAATGGTTTTTATTACCGCCGGAATGGGCGGCGGCACCGGCACCGGTGCAAGCCCCATTATTGCCCAGGCCGCAAAGGAACTGGGAATTCTGACGGTAGGGATCGTGACGACACCTTTTTCTTTTGAAGGAAAGCGTCGTCGCCAGCAGGCGGAAGAAGGCCTTTCAGAACTAAAGGAACATGTGGACACCCTGCTGGTGATCTCCAATGACCGCCTTCGGGAAATGTACGGGAACCTTTCCCTGTCCAACGCATTTGCAGAAGCGGACAATATTCTTACTACGGCTGCCAAAGGTATTGCGGAGATCATTACACTGCCGGGATATATCAACGTGGATTTTGAAGATGTGAAGACGGTAATGACTGACGGCGGCGTGGCCATTATGGGCTCCTCCGCTACCGAAGGCCAGAACCGTGCCCGCCGTGCCGCGGAAGGCGCCCTTAATTCGCCGCTGCTGAATGACAGCTTTATATCGGGGGCCCGCTATATTCTGCTGAATATTACCTCAGGCAACCAGGAAGTATTGCTGGAAGAACTTACCGAAATTACCGACTATATCCAGGAGCAGTCCGGGTCTATGGCCGATATGATCTGGGGCCACTGCTATGACGAGAGCCTGGGAGATGCTATCTCGGTGACAATCATTGCTACTGGCTTTAAAACCCGTTCCCAAAAGGAAATGGAACGCAAACCGGGAGAATACGACAAGAAGGAGCCCAAGAAAATGTCGCTTATTGCAGAAGAAGATGCAGCCGCCATGCTGGCCCCGGCAACCGGCAAGGGAAGTGCGGAACCCGCGGAAAGCGAGCCTCGCCTTAAAACAGGGGATGCATTCGGCATGGAAAATCCTAATACAGCCGGACCTGCTTCAACCCCGCTGATGGACAATTCATTCAAGATCGGGGAGCCCTATCTGAAGGGCGCTCCTGAGTCCTCCCTGCAACCTTTCCGCAAGACGGAATCTCCCCGGCAGGGAAGTATTTTTGACGATGCCACCTGGGAAAAGAAAGAGGAAGAAGTTACGGTGAGCAATGATGTGACCGTGACCATTGAACCCGTACAGGCAAAGGCGCCGGATATGGAGCCGGAAGCTAATGCTGGAGAAGGGGATATAGAGGAACAATTGCAGCGCTCCAGGGAAAGAGTGATGCGGCTGAAAGACCTGAGCCTTAAATTGCGCTCATCCAACGGCCTTTCTGAGCTGGAGAACGAGCCTGCTTACAAAAGAAGGAATATGAATCTTAATAAAGTGCCTCATTCCTCAGAAACACAGCTGTCAAGGTTTACCGTTTCTGATGATGACGGCGAGATCAGGCCGAACAATTCTTTTCTGCATGATAATGTAGATTAG
- the ftsA gene encoding cell division protein FtsA: MEKPEIVVGLDIGTTKICAIIGCRTETGKLEILGMGKAESAGVMRGVVTNIDKTVNGILEAAQVAGDKANVDIRVVNVGIAGQHIRSLQHRGILTRNNTNTEISKADIDRLIQDMQRLMMPPGEEIIHVLPQEFTVDNEPGITDPIGMAGVRLEANFHIISGQVNAISNIYKCVTKAGLKTQDLILEPLASSEAVLSAEEKEAGVVLVDIGGGTTDIAIFHNNIIRHTAVIPLGGNIVTEDIREGCMVMKNQAELLKLKFGSALADENKDSEIISIPGLRGREPKEISVRNLAYIIQARMEEIIEHVYYEIKSSGYEKKLIAGIVLTGGGAQLKHLTQLVEYVTGMDARIGYPNEHIARSTVEEIKSPMYATGIGLVIKALHAMNKERQPQQADARPQQKQQRTQGLFDKILQKGRNWLENDIEDSDYLR; encoded by the coding sequence ATGGAAAAACCGGAAATAGTTGTCGGATTAGATATTGGGACTACCAAGATTTGCGCTATTATTGGTTGCCGGACCGAAACCGGGAAGCTTGAAATACTGGGCATGGGGAAGGCTGAATCGGCCGGCGTCATGCGCGGGGTAGTCACAAATATTGATAAGACCGTTAATGGCATCCTGGAAGCGGCCCAGGTTGCCGGGGATAAGGCGAACGTAGATATTCGCGTGGTAAACGTGGGTATAGCGGGGCAGCACATCCGAAGCCTGCAGCACAGAGGTATCCTCACCAGGAATAACACGAACACAGAGATCAGCAAAGCGGATATCGACCGGCTGATCCAGGATATGCAGCGGCTCATGATGCCTCCGGGAGAAGAGATCATCCATGTGCTGCCGCAGGAATTTACGGTAGACAACGAGCCGGGGATCACCGATCCGATCGGTATGGCAGGGGTGCGCCTGGAAGCCAATTTTCATATTATTTCCGGACAGGTAAACGCCATCAGCAATATCTATAAATGTGTAACGAAGGCAGGCCTCAAAACCCAGGATCTGATCCTGGAGCCCCTGGCTTCTTCCGAAGCGGTTTTAAGCGCGGAAGAGAAGGAGGCCGGCGTGGTGCTGGTAGATATCGGCGGGGGTACTACCGATATCGCGATCTTCCATAATAATATTATTCGTCATACGGCCGTGATACCCCTGGGAGGGAATATCGTCACCGAGGATATCCGGGAAGGCTGTATGGTCATGAAGAACCAGGCGGAACTGCTGAAGCTGAAGTTTGGTTCGGCCCTTGCCGATGAGAACAAGGACAGCGAAATCATTTCCATTCCGGGGCTCCGGGGCCGCGAACCCAAGGAAATTTCGGTTCGTAACCTGGCTTATATTATCCAGGCGCGAATGGAAGAGATCATTGAACATGTTTATTATGAAATAAAAAGTTCGGGCTATGAGAAAAAGCTGATCGCCGGCATTGTGCTGACCGGCGGCGGAGCCCAGCTGAAACACCTGACCCAGCTGGTGGAATACGTCACCGGCATGGACGCCCGGATCGGCTACCCGAACGAGCATATTGCCCGCAGTACGGTAGAAGAGATAAAGAGCCCGATGTATGCGACAGGTATCGGTTTAGTAATTAAAGCCCTGCATGCCATGAATAAGGAACGGCAGCCGCAGCAGGCGGACGCCAGGCCTCAGCAAAAGCAGCAGCGAACCCAGGGCCTGTTCGATAAAATTCTTCAAAAAGGCAGGAATTGGCTGGAAAATGATATCGAGGACAGCGATTATTTACGGTAA
- a CDS encoding cell division protein FtsQ/DivIB, which translates to MKGRTLLKVFGAILLAAGLAVLMGFVHKKQAKVMCKSMEIVIPGEKFLVTREEIKALVNQADSSILWYPINYARLRSLEKAIRESPYVEDASVYADVDGVLKIEVVQREPLVRIINEHNDHFYVDAKGNKMPLSANYTPRVLVASGNIPESSGSGGDTLETGLAEDILTLARFISKDEFWKAQIGQVYVNQESEIELIPRVGNHRILLGNADNLEAKLEKLLIFYRKAMPRVGWDTYEVINLKYENQIVATRPEADSQGPQ; encoded by the coding sequence ATGAAAGGAAGAACACTGCTTAAAGTATTCGGAGCGATCCTGCTGGCAGCCGGCCTGGCCGTGCTGATGGGCTTTGTACATAAAAAGCAGGCGAAGGTAATGTGCAAAAGCATGGAGATCGTGATACCCGGCGAGAAATTCCTGGTTACCAGGGAAGAAATAAAGGCGTTGGTCAACCAGGCGGATTCCAGCATTCTCTGGTATCCCATTAACTATGCCCGGCTTCGCAGCCTTGAAAAGGCCATCAGGGAATCCCCCTACGTGGAAGACGCTTCGGTCTATGCCGACGTGGACGGTGTATTAAAAATTGAAGTAGTGCAGCGCGAGCCGCTGGTAAGGATTATCAATGAGCATAACGACCATTTTTACGTCGATGCAAAAGGGAATAAAATGCCGCTTTCGGCAAACTATACTCCGCGCGTGCTGGTAGCCAGCGGCAATATCCCGGAATCTTCCGGTTCCGGCGGGGATACCCTGGAAACCGGCCTGGCGGAAGATATTCTGACACTGGCAAGATTCATCAGCAAGGACGAGTTCTGGAAAGCGCAGATCGGGCAGGTATATGTGAACCAGGAATCGGAAATAGAACTGATTCCCCGCGTGGGTAACCACCGCATTCTCCTGGGCAATGCGGATAACCTGGAAGCAAAGCTGGAAAAGCTGCTGATCTTCTATCGGAAAGCAATGCCAAGGGTGGGGTGGGATACTTACGAGGTGATCAACCTCAAATATGAGAATCAGATTGTTGCAACGCGGCCTGAGGCGGACAGCCAGGGGCCTCAGTAG
- the murC gene encoding UDP-N-acetylmuramate--L-alanine ligase: MNAVLSHINNVYLVGIGGIGMSGLARYFKRKGCEVAGYDKTPGPLTRELEAEGISIIYDDDSTLIVPPFDGENAREDTLIIYTPAVPAESEIIRFFREAGYQLHKRSGVLGLLSKDMHTIAVAGTHGKTSTSAMIAHILKHSGHDCSAFIGGIMTNYKSNVLFGRQNTLVAEADEFDRSFLALHPDIAVITSMDADHLDIYGDKSRLEESFSLFAGQLHRSGVLIRKSGLPLSQPALIYALHPGKGIDAAAGNIRIENGDYVFDYDGNVLIENIRMIFPGSHNVENAVAAITAALQLDIAPGRIKLALEAFRGIKRRFEYVIREPELVFIDDYAHHPRELDACINSVRQLYPGRKLTMIFQPHLFSRTRDFADEFAASLGKVDELILLDIYPAREKPIEGVNSSMLLDKIPLKNKRLSSREEIFSHVNRMETDVLVTAGAGDIDRLVTPLKKHLLL; the protein is encoded by the coding sequence GTGAATGCTGTATTATCACATATAAACAATGTGTACCTCGTCGGGATCGGCGGCATAGGTATGAGCGGGCTGGCGCGCTACTTTAAGCGTAAGGGATGCGAGGTGGCGGGATATGATAAAACGCCCGGCCCCTTGACGCGGGAATTGGAGGCGGAAGGCATTTCCATTATTTACGATGATGACAGCACCCTGATCGTACCTCCGTTCGACGGGGAAAATGCTCGGGAAGATACCCTTATCATTTACACGCCCGCCGTTCCCGCAGAGAGTGAGATCATTCGGTTTTTCCGGGAAGCCGGCTACCAGCTGCACAAGCGGTCGGGTGTATTGGGCCTTCTGAGTAAGGATATGCATACTATCGCGGTGGCCGGAACACACGGGAAGACTTCCACCAGCGCAATGATTGCCCATATCCTGAAACATTCCGGACATGATTGCTCGGCTTTCATCGGCGGTATCATGACGAACTACAAAAGCAATGTGCTTTTCGGGCGGCAAAATACCCTGGTGGCGGAAGCCGACGAATTTGACCGCTCCTTCCTGGCCCTTCATCCCGATATCGCGGTGATCACCTCTATGGATGCCGATCACCTGGATATTTACGGAGATAAGAGCCGGCTGGAAGAATCGTTCAGCCTGTTTGCCGGACAGCTGCACCGCTCGGGCGTGCTGATCAGAAAATCGGGCCTGCCCCTGTCGCAGCCTGCGTTGATATACGCACTTCATCCCGGGAAAGGCATTGATGCGGCGGCCGGGAATATCCGGATTGAAAACGGGGACTATGTTTTTGACTATGACGGGAATGTGCTGATCGAAAATATCCGAATGATATTTCCCGGCAGCCATAATGTCGAAAATGCGGTTGCGGCGATAACAGCTGCCTTGCAGCTGGATATTGCCCCGGGAAGAATAAAGTTAGCACTGGAAGCCTTCCGGGGAATAAAACGGCGTTTTGAGTATGTGATCCGCGAACCGGAGCTGGTATTCATTGATGATTATGCTCATCATCCGCGCGAGCTGGACGCTTGCATCAATTCGGTGCGCCAGTTATATCCGGGAAGGAAGCTGACGATGATCTTTCAGCCTCACCTGTTTTCAAGAACGCGCGATTTTGCCGATGAATTTGCCGCGAGCCTTGGGAAGGTGGATGAACTGATACTGCTGGATATTTATCCGGCGAGGGAAAAGCCGATCGAAGGCGTTAATTCGTCCATGCTTCTTGATAAAATCCCACTAAAGAATAAACGGCTGAGTTCCCGGGAAGAAATTTTTAGTCATGTAAACAGGATGGAAACAGATGTATTGGTAACGGCCGGGGCCGGCGATATCGATCGCCTGGTGACGCCGTTAAAAAAACACTTGCTCTTATGA
- the murG gene encoding undecaprenyldiphospho-muramoylpentapeptide beta-N-acetylglucosaminyltransferase, with protein MFPALAIADALKELEPSLELLFVGARGRIEMDRVPKAGYRIIGLDIQGLQRRLTWSNLLFPVKLIKSILKSNKIIKEFRPGIAVGVGGYASGPLLLAASRKGIPTVVQEQNSYPGITNKNLAKKAQRVFVAYEGMERFFGAGKVRLTGNPVREGLLETGRKKAEGLQHFELEEGKKTIFLTGGSLGAGTLNRSVKAHLDLLRANQVQVIWQTGKFYYHDIKKEFSEKEYPGIRIMEFISRVDLAYAAADLIIARAGAGTISELCVVGKPAILVPSPNVAEDHQTKNALALAKQEAALLVRDETATKELIPAALQLLGNTEKQDMLARNIRRLAKPEAAREIAAEIIKIAQAS; from the coding sequence TTGTTCCCGGCGCTGGCTATTGCGGATGCACTGAAGGAGCTGGAGCCTTCCCTGGAGCTGCTTTTTGTGGGGGCGAGGGGCAGGATAGAAATGGACCGGGTGCCGAAGGCCGGTTACCGGATCATTGGGCTGGATATTCAGGGGTTGCAGCGCCGGCTTACCTGGAGCAACCTGTTGTTTCCGGTTAAACTTATCAAAAGCATTTTGAAGTCAAATAAGATCATAAAGGAATTCAGGCCGGGTATCGCCGTTGGCGTTGGCGGCTATGCTTCCGGGCCACTGCTGCTGGCGGCTTCCCGTAAGGGAATCCCTACGGTGGTGCAGGAGCAGAATTCTTATCCCGGTATCACCAATAAAAACCTTGCTAAAAAGGCGCAAAGGGTATTTGTTGCTTACGAAGGGATGGAACGCTTTTTTGGCGCTGGAAAGGTTCGACTTACGGGAAACCCTGTTCGGGAAGGGCTGCTGGAAACCGGGCGGAAGAAAGCGGAGGGTTTGCAGCATTTTGAATTGGAAGAAGGGAAGAAGACGATTTTTTTAACGGGAGGCAGTTTAGGTGCCGGCACCCTGAATCGGAGCGTCAAAGCGCATCTTGACCTGCTGAGGGCGAACCAGGTGCAGGTCATATGGCAAACCGGCAAGTTCTACTACCATGATATAAAAAAGGAATTCAGCGAAAAGGAGTACCCGGGAATCAGGATAATGGAATTCATCAGCCGTGTGGACCTTGCTTATGCGGCGGCGGACCTGATCATCGCCCGTGCAGGTGCGGGAACCATTTCGGAACTCTGTGTGGTAGGTAAGCCAGCTATCCTGGTGCCTTCTCCTAACGTGGCGGAAGACCATCAAACTAAGAATGCGCTGGCGCTGGCGAAGCAAGAGGCAGCCCTGCTGGTCAGGGATGAAACAGCAACAAAGGAACTTATTCCGGCGGCGCTTCAGCTGCTCGGAAATACAGAGAAACAAGATATGCTGGCAAGGAATATCCGTCGCCTGGCGAAACCGGAAGCTGCACGGGAAATAGCAGCGGAAATAATAAAAATTGCACAGGCATCGTGA
- the murD gene encoding UDP-N-acetylmuramoyl-L-alanine--D-glutamate ligase, translating into MADGKKIAILGAGESGTGSALLAQKMGYEVFVSDAGKIPEKYREELQEQGIVFEEGGHSLDRLTGAAEVIKSPGIPPTAPVVQRLKEAGLPLIAEIEFAGRYTDARMIGITGSNGKTTTTLLTHHLLERAGLKVGLGGNVGKSFARQVAAGDHDYYVLELSSFQLDDMYRFRTHIAILTNITPDHLDRYEHRFENYIDSKFRILQNQQESDSFIYCLDDEGTRRGLASHRPVAKQYPFSINEKVDQGAFLDNNELTVKTAHNTFNMTIAELALQGKHNLYNSMAAAIAAKVLDLRNEVVRESLGDFKNVEHRLEQVGKIQGIEFINDSKATNVNATWYALESMTSPVIWIAGGVDKGNDYSMLKPVVREKVKAIVCLGKDNGKIHEAFEEDAEIIVNTLSAREAVGVAYHLAAKGDTVLLSPACASFDLFKNYEDRGNQFKEAVKQL; encoded by the coding sequence ATGGCAGACGGAAAGAAAATAGCGATACTCGGAGCCGGCGAAAGCGGAACTGGCAGCGCGCTGCTTGCTCAGAAAATGGGCTATGAGGTATTCGTATCCGATGCCGGGAAGATCCCTGAAAAATACCGGGAGGAACTGCAGGAACAGGGGATTGTTTTCGAAGAAGGCGGCCATTCCCTTGACCGGCTGACCGGGGCCGCTGAAGTAATAAAAAGCCCCGGGATCCCGCCGACGGCGCCGGTTGTACAGCGCCTGAAGGAAGCAGGCCTTCCCCTGATCGCTGAAATAGAGTTTGCCGGCCGCTATACGGATGCGCGCATGATCGGGATCACGGGAAGCAACGGCAAAACGACTACCACGCTTCTTACGCATCACCTCCTGGAGCGTGCCGGCCTGAAGGTAGGCTTGGGAGGCAATGTAGGCAAAAGCTTTGCCCGGCAGGTCGCTGCGGGTGATCACGATTACTACGTCCTGGAACTGAGCAGCTTTCAGTTAGACGATATGTACCGTTTCAGGACGCATATTGCTATCCTGACAAATATCACACCCGATCACCTGGACCGGTACGAGCATCGCTTTGAGAATTATATTGATTCCAAGTTCAGGATCCTGCAGAATCAGCAGGAAAGTGACAGCTTTATTTACTGCCTGGACGATGAAGGCACCCGCAGGGGACTAGCGTCCCACCGCCCCGTGGCAAAACAATATCCTTTTTCGATCAATGAAAAGGTAGATCAGGGGGCTTTTCTTGATAATAATGAACTAACCGTTAAAACAGCACATAATACTTTTAATATGACAATCGCAGAACTGGCCTTGCAGGGGAAACACAATTTATACAATTCAATGGCTGCGGCAATCGCGGCGAAGGTACTGGATCTGCGCAACGAGGTGGTGCGGGAAAGCCTTGGAGATTTCAAGAACGTGGAACACCGCCTTGAACAGGTTGGAAAAATACAGGGCATCGAATTTATCAACGATTCCAAGGCGACCAATGTCAACGCGACCTGGTATGCCCTTGAAAGCATGACTTCGCCGGTCATCTGGATAGCGGGAGGAGTAGACAAAGGCAATGACTACAGCATGCTGAAGCCCGTTGTCCGGGAAAAGGTAAAAGCGATTGTTTGCCTGGGTAAAGATAACGGCAAAATACACGAAGCATTTGAAGAAGATGCAGAGATCATCGTCAATACGCTTAGCGCCCGGGAAGCTGTAGGAGTTGCATATCACCTGGCGGCCAAAGGGGATACCGTACTGCTGTCCCCCGCCTGCGCCAGCTTTGACCTTTTTAAAAATTACGAAGACCGGGGAAACCAGTTTAAAGAAGCGGTTAAACAGCTTTAG
- the mraY gene encoding phospho-N-acetylmuramoyl-pentapeptide-transferase, protein MLYYLFTYLDNQFDFPGAGLFGYISFRAGAAFILSLLITTVFGKNLIAYLRRKQVGETIRDLGLEGQMKKQGTPTMGGLIILLGVLLTTILFAKIDNIYIILMLVATVWMGIIGFIDDYIKVFKKDKEGLQGKFKVMAQIGLGLFIGLTMYYHQDIVVREVPAGLSMPERDYATYDASLENNPLHYGVDVKSTKTNVPFIKDNEFDYGSIVAFLGEGSSGLLIPIVFVLAVIIIITAVSNGANITDGIDGLATGSSAIIGGALGLLAYVSGNLVFADYLSIMYIPNSGELMVFMGAFIGSCIGFLWYNAFPAQVFMGDTGSLAIGGIIAAFAILIRKELLIPVLCGIFLIENLSVIMQVSWFKYTRKKYGEGRRIFKMSPLHHHYQMLGYHESKIVTRFWIVGIILAVVTIVTLKIR, encoded by the coding sequence ATGCTTTACTATTTGTTTACATACCTGGATAACCAGTTTGACTTCCCCGGTGCAGGGCTGTTCGGATATATTTCGTTCCGGGCGGGAGCAGCTTTTATTCTTTCCCTGCTGATCACTACTGTATTTGGGAAGAACCTGATCGCTTACCTCCGCCGGAAACAAGTAGGGGAAACTATCCGGGACCTGGGGCTGGAAGGGCAGATGAAAAAGCAGGGAACGCCCACGATGGGCGGGCTTATTATACTCCTGGGCGTGCTGCTGACAACGATACTTTTTGCGAAAATCGACAACATCTATATCATCCTGATGCTGGTAGCTACCGTCTGGATGGGCATTATCGGTTTTATTGACGACTATATCAAGGTTTTCAAAAAAGACAAGGAAGGCCTGCAGGGAAAGTTCAAGGTAATGGCGCAGATAGGACTGGGCCTTTTTATCGGGCTTACCATGTATTATCACCAGGACATTGTGGTCAGGGAAGTGCCTGCGGGGCTTTCTATGCCGGAAAGGGATTATGCCACCTATGACGCCAGCCTGGAGAACAATCCCCTGCATTACGGGGTGGATGTGAAGTCGACGAAAACCAACGTACCTTTTATTAAGGATAACGAGTTCGATTATGGAAGTATCGTAGCCTTTCTCGGCGAAGGGAGTTCCGGGTTGCTGATACCCATTGTTTTTGTCCTGGCGGTGATCATCATTATTACCGCCGTTTCAAACGGGGCCAATATTACAGACGGCATCGACGGGTTGGCAACAGGCTCTTCGGCCATTATCGGCGGAGCGCTGGGCCTGCTGGCTTATGTTTCGGGTAACCTGGTATTCGCCGATTACCTGAGCATTATGTATATCCCTAATTCGGGCGAGCTGATGGTATTTATGGGCGCCTTCATCGGTTCCTGCATCGGTTTTCTTTGGTACAATGCCTTTCCCGCCCAGGTATTCATGGGCGATACCGGCAGCCTGGCCATAGGGGGTATTATTGCCGCTTTTGCGATCCTGATCAGGAAGGAATTGCTGATACCGGTGTTATGTGGGATTTTCCTTATTGAGAACCTGTCCGTGATCATGCAGGTGAGCTGGTTTAAATATACCCGGAAAAAATACGGCGAAGGAAGGCGCATTTTCAAAATGTCGCCCCTGCATCACCATTATCAAATGCTGGGATACCATGAGTCCAAGATCGTCACGCGTTTCTGGATCGTTGGAATTATCCTGGCCGTGGTCACGATTGTTACATTAAAAATCAGGTAG